The Syngnathoides biaculeatus isolate LvHL_M chromosome 6, ASM1980259v1, whole genome shotgun sequence genome has a window encoding:
- the si:ch211-216l23.2 gene encoding nuclear receptor coactivator 5 encodes MSAWPKSSNASRRQQANSNGSAQTLRLFRRSAPYTSREERSEDLKDALDSYKELEQNYSGNVKYDGAKHQSNAKPEAALADRRKTLYQKFYRQVQEDQTVADCVIISMTNQCLDYPKSLNQCLQESGLSVEMLYLQAESGLTQALQDVRGVGSPLCILVEQKNIALSSCTVIIFSESLKIHRNMPKDQAMDFVVAEYRRGVSKESMQKDPADIASQASQLLGEFLDREKIERHLVPSEIRQSLQLLSEGVHIYPEELEAISTYIHSRQEHFRVSNSVEQKGKMVPPRLGKPPPLLPTPHGPPQCASEAGRPLLDRSPPTLKPLLPSPGSFPKTKPPPLLSLPPSLHNSYGSPSLLGCPQIHHLPLRDQGPRGSHGMKGAPPSLKSSRPPLLSTPGVPRLSGPRH; translated from the exons ATGTCGGCTTGGCCGAAATCCTCCAACGCTTCCCGCCGGCAGCAGGCCAACTCAAACGGCAG TGCACAGACGCTGAGGTTGTTCCGTAGAAGTGCGCCATATACTAGCAGGGAAGAGAGGAGCGAAGATCTCAAGGATGCCCTGGACAG TTACAAAGAGCTAGAGCAAAACTACAGTGGGAATGTCAAGTATGATGGCGCAAAGCATCAATCCAATG CCAAGCCAGAGGCCGCTCTAGCAGACAGGCGGAAAACCTTGTATCAGAAGTTCTACAGGCAAGTGCAGGAGGATCAGACAGTGGCTGACTGTGTGATCATTTCCATGACCAACCAGTGCTT GGATTACCCCAAATCGCTAAACCAGTGCTTGCAGGAGAGTGGCCTGTCAGTGGAAATGctctacctgcaggcggagtcAGGCCTGACCCAAGCTCTGCAGGATGTCCGAGGTGTTGGCTCCCCGTTATGTATTCTGGTGGAGCAGAAAAACATAGCTCTGTCATCTTGCACTGTTATCATTTTCTCAGAGTCCCTCAAAA TCCACCGCAACATGCCCAAAGACCAGGCCATGGACTTTGTTGTAGCAGAGTACAGGCGTGGAGTCAGTAAAGAAAGTATGCAAAAGGACCCTGCAGATATTGCATCACAGGCGTCGCAGTTGCTTGGGGAATTTCTAGATCGGGAAAAGATTGAGCGACACCTTGTTCCCTCTGAAATCCGTCAGTCCCTCCAGCTGTTGTCTGAAGGCGTGCACATTTACCCGGAGGAGCTGGAAGCCATCTCGACATACATCCACTCTcgtcaggaacacttcagag TGAGCAACAGTGTGGAACAGAAGGGCAAAATGGTACCTCCGAGACTGGGAAAGCCACCTCCCCTTCTCCCGACACCACATGGACCGCCTCAGTGTGCAAGTGAAGCAGGGCGCCCATTGCTGGACCGGTCTCCGCCAACCCTGAAGCCGCTCTTACCTTCACCAG GTTCCTTTCCGAAAACCAAACCTCCCCCTCTCCTCTCCTTGCCACCATCCTTGCACAACTCCTATGGTAGCCCCAGTTTGCTTGGTTGCCCTCAAATACATCACCTTCCGCTACGTGACCAGGGCCCAAGAGGGTCCCATGGCATGAAAGGTGCTCCACCATCCCTCAAAAGTTCTCGCCCTCCACTTTTATCTACTCCAG GTGTCCCTCGTTTGAGTGGTCCCAGGCACTAA